GTCCACGAATTGGGAAGCACGAACGCGAGCTTGTCCTCTTTGAATTTCACGTAGCGCTGGCTCTGCTGCTCGAAGCTGATCCCGATGCGATGACGCACGAACTGATGCGACAGCGAGCGCGAGACGTTGGCGATCGCGAACCAGAACACGATCTGCTCGAGCGGCGAGGCGTGGCCGGTTTTGAGCCGCTCGCCGATGAATTCGCGGATTTTTTCGCGGCTGATTTTTTCGCTCTCGATCTTCTGCCAGATCTCGATTGGCGTGTCGGATGAATAGCAGGTGCGGAACGCGGCGTAGAGCTTTTCGAGCGGCGCGCTCGCAAAGTCGATTAGTTTCACCTGCATCGTGGCCTGATTGTTCACCGCGTCGTGACCTCCCCGGAATCGCGCGCGACCGCGCCCTCGTCCTTATCTTATGACATCGCGGCGTCGAACTGCATCGGGGGAGCGCGACGGTTATCGACATTTGCGCGTGATTTGTAAGACCGGCGCGATTGCGCGACTATCTGCGGCGGAGGGCATGCCGATGAAGCTGTTCACCTTCACCACCAGTCCCTACGCGCGCAAGGTTCGGATCGCACTCGACTACAAGGGCGTCGCGTATGAGCCAGTCGAGCGATGCTACTCGCTCGATCGCAAGGAGGACCTGCGCGATGCGAGCATCCGCGCCGAGGTCCCGGTGCTGGTCCTCGACGACGGCCGCACCATCGTCGATTCGACGATCATCTGCGAGTACATCGAGGAGACGCATCCGAAGCCGCCGCTTCATCCTTCCGATCCTTACGAGCGGGCGCGGATGCGCTCGATCGAGGACTTGTGCGATCGCGCGTTCGATGCGGTCGCTTACGGCTACTTCATCGGGACGCTGCGGGCCGACGCTCCCGAATCATGGAAGATGCGCACGCTCGCGAAGGAAGAATACGAGAGCCTGCTGGGCCAGCTCGAGCACGAGCTCGGCACTCGCGAGTTTTTCTGCGGCGCGCTCAGCATCGCGGATATCGCGGCGGTCTGCCACGTGCCGACCGTGCGTGCAATGGCGATCGATCTTGCGCAGTTCCCCGGCCTGCTCAAGTGGATGAAGCGGATGCGCGCGGTCCCGGCGGTCGAAGCCGACCTCAAGCGGATGCGCGAGCAGATGTCGCACATGACGAGCATTGCGTCGGAGCTCGAAGGCCCGGACGGCAAAATCCACTGGCGCGACAGCCGCCTCGAATGGCCCGTGCGTCACGGCTTCATCGATTTCGTCGCGCGCGAGTTCCACGCCGGCAAGATGATGTTTCCGCCCGACGGTGCGTGAGATGGGGCGGCGTCGATACTGACGAAAGGTGGCGCGGAAGCCGCGCAATCAGTGGCGGGCAGGGACGCCCACCCCACTGTTTTTTTCAGTCAGTCAAAAAGACAAGACCGTCATCCCGAGCGCAAGAGTTCCGTCATCCCGAGAGCTTGGTGATGTTCTTGTGGACCGCCCTGGAACATCAGTGCGCGTCGACGGGGAGGTTGCGGATGTCGCGCTTCAGGAAGAGAAAGGTCGGCACCATCAGCGCCATCAGGACGGCCAGCATCCGGTAGATGTCGTTGAATGACAGCATCATCGCCTGGCGCTGGACGAGGCCGTAGAGCATCGCCATCCCGTGCCGCTCGCCCATCGCGAACTGCTGGGCCAGGCTCATCGCCGCGCCCGGCATCCTCATGTGCGGCAGCGAAAAGACCGACACGTGCTCGACTAGATAGCTCTGCTGCACCTGCTGGCGATGGATCAGCAGCGTCGTCAGGTATGACGTTCCGATCGCGGCGCCCAAGTTGCGCGTGACGGAATAGAGCGACGCCGCGCGCTGCATCTTGTATTTTTCCATCGAGCCGAGCGCGGCGGCCGAGAGGCTCGGGAACACGAGGCCGGTGCCCACGCCCTGGATGACCATCGGCCAGATAATCCTGAACGAATCCGAGGCGAGGTTGAGCCCCGCCATCTCCCACATCGCGAATCCGACGAGGATGAAACCGATTCCGACCAGGGGCCGCGTGTCGAGGCCATGGCGCGCGAGAATGCCCAAGATGATCATGGCGAACATCGTGCCGAAGCCGCGTGGCGCCATGACCAATCCAGCTTTCGAGGCCGTGTAGCCAAGCACCTCCTGCAGGAAGATCGGGTTCAGGATCGCGGTGCCATAAAGCGTGAACGTTAAAAAGATGACGAGCGTCACCGGCAAGGTAAAACTGGCTTTTTCGAGGATGCTGAGGTCGATGACCGGATCCTCGATTCGCAACTCATGCCAGATCAGCACCACCAGCGAGATGATCGCGATCGCCGTGCAATACACGACCCAGGAGCTGTGGAACCAGTCCGCGCGCTCGCCGCGATCGAGCACGATCTCGCCGACGCCGAGCGTGATGAACAGGCACGCGATACCGATGAAATCGATCTTACCCTTGCGGCGCTCGCGCATGTACGAGGGATCGTCGACGAACCGGAACACCATGAACATCGCGAGCGAGCCGATCGGCACGTTGATGTAAAAGTTCCAGCGCCAGCTCCATGCGTCAGTGATCCATCCGCCAATGGTAGGGCCCATGATCGGCGCGACCATCATGCCGATGCCCCACACCGCCATCGCCATCGCCTGCTCGCGTGGCGGGAAGGTCTCCATCAGGATCGCCTGCGACAGCGGCATCATCGCAGCGCCCGCCGCCCCCTGCATCAGGCGAAAAAAAACGATCTGATTGAGCGACTGCGCGACGCCGCATAGCGCGGACGAGATTACGAACATCGCAATCGAGAAGATGAAATAGCGCTTGCGCCCGAAGCGCTCGGCGATCCATCCGGTGAGCGGGATCATGATACCGGCGGCGACGAGGTACGAGGTTACGACCCACGCGATTTCATCGACGCTCGCCGAGAAGCTGCCCTGCATGTGCGGCAGCGATACGTTGACGATCGAGCTATCGAGCACCTCGAGCACGGTGCCCAGCATGACCGAGAACGCAATGATCCATTTGCGCGTCGAGGAAAAGTCGTGGGCGTCATGCGCGGCGGCGGCCGGAATCGGTTTGGCAGCGGCGCTCATGGCAGCGCTACGCTACAAATACCGAGTCAAGGATGCAAAGACCGAGGCCGTCGATTTGGTCAGCCGCAAATCTCAGCGCATCGGAATTGCGACGAACAAATCGCTTACTGAGGTTGCACTATCACTGGCGCCGGCGCCGGTTGCACGACGACCGGGGCGGGCGCGCTCGCAGGATGTTGCGTCGAGTAGCTGCAGGAGAAGCAGCCGGTAGCCGTCATGCAGACTGCGAACACCAGGAAGAAGCGGGTAAAAGCGTGCAGCATAATTAAAACGCTATGCACTCCGCACGATGAGGGCAAATTTGAGCGGGACTCCCATAATGGTTGGGTTGACTTGGTCGCGAGGATTCGCAAAGTGGAATCCGGGGGCGCACTACGGAGGCAGCCATGGATAGCAATAAGCCGATCGATATCGAAAAAGCCCGAAATACCGCGGAGCAGATTTTCGGCTTGCTCGGCGGCGCCCTTACTTCCGGCATGATCTATCTTGGCGATCGGATGGGGCTTTATCGCGCCCTAAACAAGGCCGGCGATCTCACCAGCGAAGACCTCGCGCGTAAGACAGGACTGCACGAGCGATGAGTTCGCGAATGGCTGTACCAGCAAGCCTCCGCAAATCTGATCGATTACAAAGGCGAGGGACGCTTCGCGCTGAGCGCCGAAACCGCGCTGGTCCTTGCCGAGGAGAACAGCCCTTTTTTCCTGGCCGGCGGATTTTGCGCCATTCCGCAGCAGATGGGGCTACTGAATCATCTACCGGAATCGTTCAAAAGCGGTCTCGGCCTCAGTTACGACCAATTCGGTCCCGAGGTGAATCAAGGGGTCGAGCGGTTGCTCGCGCCGTGGTTCCGTACGCAGCTCGTGCCCAGCGCACTGCCGAAGCTCGATGGCGTCGTGGCGAAACTCGAAGCGGGAGCGAAAGTTGCGGACGTCGGATGCGGCAGCGGAGTCGCGATCATCGAGATGGCGAAGGCTTTTCCGCGTTCGAAATTCCACGGCTATGACATCGCGAAAATTCCGCTCAAGCGGGCGGCGGACCACATCAAAGAAGCGCGGCTCTCGAATGTCGCGCTGCACGACGCAAGTGTCGATGGACTGCCGGCTGATGCGAGCTTCGATCTGATCACGACCTTCGATTGTCTGCACGACATGACGCGGCCCGACCTCGTGATGCACGCGATCCGCAAAGCGATCAAACCCGACGGTACGTGGCTGATCGCCGACGTTCATGGGATGCCGACCTTCGAGCAGAACCTGCGCGAGAATCCGCTCGCACCGGTGATGTATGGATTCTCCGTCCTGTGCTGCATGTCGTCGGCGCTCTCCCAGCCCGACGGCCTCGGACTCGGAACGCTCGGTTTTCCGGAGCCAGTCGCGCGCAAGATGACTTCCGAGGCGGGCTTCAAACGCTTCCAGCCCAAGGATTTCGATAACCCGATCAACGCCTACTACGAGGTGCGCCCCTAGCAGGCTGTCGATGCTTCGTCAGCTCTGATCGGTGGGCGCGAGGATGAGTTCGCCGCCATCGGCGACGAAAGTCTGTCCGGTTGCGTAGCTGCCTGCGGTGCTCGCGAGGTAAAGCGCGAGGCCTGCGATCTCTTCGGGCTCGGCCACGCGCCGCATCGGGTTGGGATAGCGTCCCGATTTTTCGACCATCTTGACCAGTCCGTCGGCCATCTCGGTGCGCACGAGACCGGGCGCGATACAGTTGACCCGGATCTTGTGGCGCGCCCATTCCTTCGCGCATACCTGCGCCAGCGTGATCAGAGCGCCTTTGCTCACCGAATACGCGCCGATGCCGAAGCTCGGCCGAATTCCCTCATTCGAGGTAATGTGAATCACCGAACCGCCCCCGCGTGATTTCATCGAGGGCATGCACAGGCTCGAGAGGACAAACGGGGCCTTGATGTTCACCTTCATCACGAGATCCCAGTCAGCGCTGGAGGTTCTGGCGATTGGACCATAGGCGGACGCGGTCGCGGCGTTGTTGACGAGGATATCGACGCCGCCGAAGGTCGTGACCGTCTCGTCGACGAGGCGCTTCCAATCGGTCTCGCTCGCCATGTCCGCCACGAGCGCGATACATCGGCGGCCCGTCGCTTCGATTTCGGCGCGGGCCTTGTCGAGCGCTTCGCGCCCGCGCGCCGC
This genomic interval from Candidatus Binataceae bacterium contains the following:
- a CDS encoding SDR family oxidoreductase; the protein is MKVDFSVTGKVAIVTGGSKGIGKAIAVTLAEHGADIAIAARGREALDKARAEIEATGRRCIALVADMASETDWKRLVDETVTTFGGVDILVNNAATASAYGPIARTSSADWDLVMKVNIKAPFVLSSLCMPSMKSRGGGSVIHITSNEGIRPSFGIGAYSVSKGALITLAQVCAKEWARHKIRVNCIAPGLVRTEMADGLVKMVEKSGRYPNPMRRVAEPEEIAGLALYLASTAGSYATGQTFVADGGELILAPTDQS
- a CDS encoding class I SAM-dependent methyltransferase; translated protein: MGLLNHLPESFKSGLGLSYDQFGPEVNQGVERLLAPWFRTQLVPSALPKLDGVVAKLEAGAKVADVGCGSGVAIIEMAKAFPRSKFHGYDIAKIPLKRAADHIKEARLSNVALHDASVDGLPADASFDLITTFDCLHDMTRPDLVMHAIRKAIKPDGTWLIADVHGMPTFEQNLRENPLAPVMYGFSVLCCMSSALSQPDGLGLGTLGFPEPVARKMTSEAGFKRFQPKDFDNPINAYYEVRP
- a CDS encoding DHA2 family efflux MFS transporter permease subunit; this translates as MSAAAKPIPAAAAHDAHDFSSTRKWIIAFSVMLGTVLEVLDSSIVNVSLPHMQGSFSASVDEIAWVVTSYLVAAGIMIPLTGWIAERFGRKRYFIFSIAMFVISSALCGVAQSLNQIVFFRLMQGAAGAAMMPLSQAILMETFPPREQAMAMAVWGIGMMVAPIMGPTIGGWITDAWSWRWNFYINVPIGSLAMFMVFRFVDDPSYMRERRKGKIDFIGIACLFITLGVGEIVLDRGERADWFHSSWVVYCTAIAIISLVVLIWHELRIEDPVIDLSILEKASFTLPVTLVIFLTFTLYGTAILNPIFLQEVLGYTASKAGLVMAPRGFGTMFAMIILGILARHGLDTRPLVGIGFILVGFAMWEMAGLNLASDSFRIIWPMVIQGVGTGLVFPSLSAAALGSMEKYKMQRAASLYSVTRNLGAAIGTSYLTTLLIHRQQVQQSYLVEHVSVFSLPHMRMPGAAMSLAQQFAMGERHGMAMLYGLVQRQAMMLSFNDIYRMLAVLMALMVPTFLFLKRDIRNLPVDAH
- a CDS encoding glutathione S-transferase family protein, which produces MKLFTFTTSPYARKVRIALDYKGVAYEPVERCYSLDRKEDLRDASIRAEVPVLVLDDGRTIVDSTIICEYIEETHPKPPLHPSDPYERARMRSIEDLCDRAFDAVAYGYFIGTLRADAPESWKMRTLAKEEYESLLGQLEHELGTREFFCGALSIADIAAVCHVPTVRAMAIDLAQFPGLLKWMKRMRAVPAVEADLKRMREQMSHMTSIASELEGPDGKIHWRDSRLEWPVRHGFIDFVAREFHAGKMMFPPDGA